One part of the Bdellovibrio bacteriovorus genome encodes these proteins:
- a CDS encoding BNR-4 repeat-containing protein, with protein sequence MKKVVFFLLIAFIAVSAYYNDKEGQADFASTSRTFTPIKLPALPKSGLNSFNTAAEAYNFQESQHERNVFHWTPGFPVYIPAFDSQNRAYLRQHERSQTTALTTGFVRYDGGGWTELGLGSDFLKDLYPKSNVDELARANRQDLLWDPKMAVFDRDDIMYTPLRIKDGVEKSYVVAYSKDYGRSWKALNLLTESALPEWYDLERPTSVEALPGPPAFLYYQATGKAPGYERGFEYWQGTVGKLTFQMTHFKQGELVKDLPVVLSENAQPIGYRSGSGVKILRSKDKYFITWLEATLDHKMEKNERGRVTNSKPDKAGNPYSAIWIAEVDVKTRNFKKTEILKTWPLNDSHNQPAIVRSQDGTLHVIGGAHGAHFTYTRSLKPDSIDSWSPSEYVNTTDSGYSANFNIPGVKGGSQTYASLVIDPQNRLHLAYRLWAHDKSVFDFEYFGALAYQSAEPDNSGKNWKWSEPKILVYPNAQEYTHYYQVLTMDRKGNLYLEYSQMRPYAPYYFKSPSGEAINTSPMLNSALLKSEDQGKNWFLVNDKDFK encoded by the coding sequence ATGAAGAAGGTCGTCTTCTTCCTCTTGATCGCCTTTATCGCGGTTTCGGCATACTATAACGACAAAGAAGGCCAGGCCGACTTTGCCTCCACCAGCCGCACATTCACTCCCATTAAACTTCCGGCTTTGCCTAAAAGCGGTTTGAACAGCTTCAACACCGCTGCAGAAGCCTATAACTTTCAGGAATCCCAGCACGAACGAAACGTCTTTCACTGGACACCGGGTTTTCCAGTTTACATTCCTGCTTTTGACAGTCAGAACCGCGCTTACTTGCGTCAGCATGAACGCAGTCAGACCACGGCCTTGACCACGGGTTTTGTCCGCTATGACGGGGGTGGCTGGACTGAACTTGGTTTGGGATCAGATTTTCTGAAGGACCTTTACCCGAAATCCAATGTCGATGAACTGGCCCGAGCCAACCGCCAGGATCTGTTGTGGGACCCCAAGATGGCGGTGTTTGACCGGGACGACATCATGTACACGCCCCTAAGAATCAAAGATGGCGTTGAGAAAAGTTATGTCGTGGCCTACTCCAAAGACTATGGTCGCAGTTGGAAGGCTTTGAATCTTCTGACTGAAAGCGCTTTGCCTGAATGGTATGACCTGGAAAGACCCACCTCGGTGGAAGCCCTGCCCGGTCCTCCGGCTTTTTTGTATTATCAAGCCACGGGAAAAGCGCCGGGCTATGAACGCGGTTTTGAATACTGGCAAGGTACCGTCGGCAAACTGACTTTCCAGATGACCCATTTCAAACAAGGCGAACTGGTCAAGGATCTGCCTGTGGTGCTGTCTGAAAATGCCCAGCCCATCGGCTATCGCAGTGGCAGTGGCGTTAAAATCCTGCGTTCCAAAGACAAGTACTTTATCACTTGGCTTGAAGCAACGCTGGATCACAAAATGGAAAAGAACGAGCGTGGCCGAGTGACGAACTCCAAGCCTGACAAAGCCGGTAATCCCTACTCTGCCATCTGGATTGCGGAAGTGGACGTGAAAACGCGCAACTTCAAAAAAACCGAGATCCTGAAAACCTGGCCACTGAATGACAGTCACAATCAGCCGGCCATCGTGCGCAGTCAGGATGGCACTTTGCACGTCATTGGGGGCGCGCATGGCGCTCACTTCACGTATACAAGAAGTTTGAAACCGGATTCTATCGACAGTTGGAGCCCGTCAGAATATGTGAACACCACGGACAGTGGTTACTCTGCGAATTTCAATATCCCGGGCGTTAAGGGTGGCAGCCAAACTTATGCGTCTTTGGTGATTGATCCCCAGAACCGCCTGCACTTGGCTTACCGCCTGTGGGCCCATGACAAATCCGTATTTGATTTTGAGTACTTCGGTGCTTTGGCTTATCAGAGTGCAGAGCCTGACAACAGCGGCAAAAACTGGAAATGGTCCGAGCCTAAAATTCTGGTATACCCGAATGCTCAGGAATACACCCATTACTATCAGGTGCTGACAATGGACCGCAAAGGCAACCTGTATCTGGAATACAGCCAGATGCGCCCCTATGCGCCTTATTACTTTAAATCACCCAGTGGTGAGGCCATCAACACCTCCCCGATGCTGAACTCGGCGTTGTTGAAATCAGAGGACCAGGGCAAAAACTGGTTCCTGGTCAATGACAAGGATTTCAAATAA